Within Pseudomonas tructae, the genomic segment CGAGGGCAGGATATGACCCGAAGCAGCCGTTCGCGCGCACGCTTTGAGCCAACAGCTATCCCGCTCACCGATATCCAAATCTAGCGGTTCGGAATTCTGCTCCGAGGAAAGAAATGTTGACCACGAAAGTCATCCATTCTTCCCCAGGCGCACTCGGTTCTGCTGAAAACCTTATCCAGCGAAAATCACCGCAGATTAAAAATCAATTTGCCTGCCGCCGATTTGAGTTTCCGTATCATGCTGACCGGCAACCATAGCCGATGCGCTAATTGCATTTTGATTCGCCCAATCACGTAGCTTTGTAAACTCGTCTTTACGCATTTTGCTCATGGGTACTAAACGCGAAATAGTAGTTTCAAAATCGGCCATCGTCAGGTCGCTTGCATCACCAGAGCCATTCATCCGCCGTGAGAACGCTTCAATCAGCGAGTCCCCGACCCACGCTTCGATTTCGGCACCCGAGAGCACAATATCTTTACCAAAATTCGGCTCACCTCCTAGAGCAGCCAATCGATCCAAATCAAACCTTCCTGGGTCACGCTTCAACTTCTTGAGATGTATTTCAATAATCTTCTTTCTTTCTGATGTCGACGGGAAGTCAACGAAAAATATTTCGTCGAATCGCCCTTTCCTCAACAACTCCGGAGGTAAGCTGTTGATGTTGTTTGCGGTAGCGAATACAAAAACAGGCGCCGTCTTTTCTTGCATCCAAGTCAACAATGTGCCAAATACACGTGAGGCCGTGCCACCATCAGATGCGCCTCCGGAAGAGCCGGAAAGTCCTTTTTCAATTTCATCGATCCATAGGATGCAGGGCGAAATAGCTTCGGCCGTACGTAGTGCGGAACGAATATTGGATTCTGAAGAGCCAACCACCCCTTGGAAAATTTTGCCCATGTCCAAACGCAATAACGGCATGTTCCATGACGACGATACACATTTCGCCGTTAGAGACTTACCGCAACCAGGAACTCCAGTCAAGAGCAAACCCTTCGGAGTTCCGACACCGAACTCCTGAGCCATCTGCCCAAAACACTGGCTACGCAAATTAAGCCACTTCTTAAGCGTTGCCAACCCCCCAACATCCTCAAGATTTAACGTTGAGTCGATGTATTCCAAAATACCTGTTTTCCGTATAATTTGTCTTTTTTCGGAAAGAAGGTCTTTTACGGTATTTTCGTTTACACTCAGGCTGGACACCAATGAACGAGACAAGCTATTGTCAATCTCTAACCCCGTGAGCCCCAAAGCGGCATCAATGAGTTTATCTTTGGTTTCGCTGGAAAGATCAATCTTGACGCTACTGTTGCCCTGCCATGAATTAACAAAATTATTGATCTGACCCTTGACTTCATCTCTTGACGGCAAAGGAAAATCAATCAACGTTATTTCCTTTTGAAGATCATTGGCAATTTCAAAGCTGGGCGCCACGATAATGCAATTGCTTCGATAGCCACGTGAGCGAATATTTATGGCTAAATCTCGAAGTCGACGACGATAGACGGGATTTGAACTTGAGGCAAGGTAGTTATGAGCATCACAAAAAACAAATATATTTTTGCTGCCTTCATCCTTCGCCTTTTCTTCACAGAAGTCCAAGGCCACTTTCAGATCAAAGGTTTTATCCCCGGCCACGACGCCATTTATCTGGACACCTAGCGTCGAGTTCCAAACAAACAAACGATGGCTAAGTGCCTTGGCGATTTCAGAAATCTCATTGAGCGCACGCTCTTCCTCGAACGTTTCAATGACCAAAATGGCATAACGCGCTTTGAGGTAATCTGTTATCTGCTTGGTACGGTTCATGCTTTTTATCCCTGCGCTTGAACTGAGCTATACACTCATCGGAAGACCGGTTTTAGTAACGCCAGCATGTGAAACTACAAACTCGACAACTCGTCTAGTGCGGAAAAAATCAATGTCGACTCTGTCGCTGGTTTTGATAATCTGTTTGTGCTGATAGGGATGGCTCGCGTTATGCCGATACCGACCGGCCAGCGTCAAGTCTACAGCTTTAACAACACGAATCATGGCGTCGTTCTGGAATATCTCTTTTGGCGTATAACCGGTGTAAAGTATCCAGTTTTTCTCGCCATTGACTGCATTTATTAATAGCTCCAAGGCTGGCGCCTGGTCGAGCGGCTCCCCCCCGGAGAGGGTAACTCCAGCGATATCCAGTGCATTTATCTTCTGTGCCAATTCATCAATAGGCATCAGCGTACTCGCTTCGCGCGCGTGGGTGCTCTGATTGAAACACCCCTTACAATTCAGCGCACAACCCTGCACCCATAATGTCAAGCGCAACCCGGGACCGTTAACGCTACTCAACTCCATATGGTGTACATTGATGTCCATTTAGAAGTTCGCACTGAGAATTTGAAGGGTTTGCTCTTCATGGACCACGGTATATTCCGGCTTCCATTCAGTCACAAGGTCCGCAGTAGGGCTAGAAAGTAGAGACTCAAGCTCTTCAGTAAGCTTGGTGCAAATATCGCCTTTCACACCATGCACTTCTTCCGTAATTTCATCGCCCGTAAAGGTGACATGAATGCCGTATTCGTAATGAGGTCCGAATTCAATCTCGAAGCCTTGAGACGTTTCTTTGACTCTTGCAGGAACACCTGATGCGTCTATGCGCTTAATAGTTTCATCGATGGCTACGCTGACGTACGCTTTCTGAAAGCCTGAAGCCAAATCCGCCATTATTGCTTCATCGCCGACCGAAATAGTTTCTCGTTCGACGAGGAGCTTGTAAGCGCCCTCCTCAATCTGGCAAACAAATAGATTGAACCCATCAGCCGTTTGGCCACAAATAGCTCTAAACTGCTGATTACCCATATAGCCTATTTTGCTCAACACCTTTTTACTGAAATCACTGGAAAACAGGGAAACCAGACCAGTTGTTGGGCTAAGGCCCAACTTGCCAAAGGCTTTGGCAATGGCCTCTTCATTAACATAAGAAAATTCAAACTTTGTACAATGAGACATTGTTAAAGCTCCAGCTTGCGACCGGGAACAACTTCCTCTGCGTCCGGGGTAGCATTTAATACGCCAGGGACAACCTCAATGTTGCGCACAGGCGCCATGGATGCAGGCGTAACGTTTTTCGAACGCTCGGCTGGAGCTCCAGAGTTGACAACTACCCGACGTCTTTGGGTTATCTGTGATGCGGCACTACCACTCAGGAGACTTGCATCAATCGTTTCCAACAACTTTTTTATTACCAGGGCGGGACTGGATGTGAGCTTGTCATAAAGTCCAATTCGCAACAACACATCGGCGCCATCATTGAACTGCAATTTAACGAAGTATTTTTGATTTTTACCGCCAGTGATGCCAATGTGCGAAATCTGATTCAGATCCCGTGACAGCTTTCCCCAAAGATGCCCATCAAACGACGCTACAATTAATTTTGTCGCTGATGCGGCAAAAGCATTGCTACCAGCATAAACTTCATCAGCATCAAAATTCTGGTAGCTGACCTGAATTTTTTCCCCTACAGAAAACCCCAGCTCGGTTGCCAAATATTCATTTGTCGAAAAATCGACATCGGCGTGAAATTTCAAGCTTTTTGATATAGCATAAAGACTAAAGAGCCCTGCTATTCCATAGCCTATTTCTCTTATAGCGTCTTTCGGCTCAACCGCCACAAAAATTGCGGTAATCAAAACCATGATTCCGTAACCGTAATTAATGGCCGCCTGCGAATTGAGTTTTTTATTTCTATAAGCCCGAAATGTTTTGCCGGGAATATATTTTTTTGAAGGTGCAAAGAACAGGATGCCCGTACCAAAAAAAACCACACACAAAAGTCCAATTGCAGCCTGGCGATGTTGCCCATTTTGCAACCCATCAAGAAACAACAACGCGCTGACAACGACGAAAACAGGTACGCATGCCATTAATAAAATGGCCGTTATCTTACCTTCGGCGGCCATTTCCATTTTCCACATCGGGATAGTCTTTATCATCCATAAACCTTCTAGAGTTGGTGCAGAAGCGCGCAGTGAGGGGGTGACTGTAGAACGACTCATTGGTCTATGCTACATGACGATTTTTGGTTTATCACGCGCCAAGTCTCGCCTGAAGTAGCCAGGCAGAAAAAGTCCCAGGCGCTGAAAAAACGCGGACACATTCTTGAGGGCTGCGTTGCTACGTAAAATCTGTCAGCGTTGGTTGATCAGCAGAGCAAAAAATTGCGTAAAAACGCAATTCTAGTTTCTATCTGCTCTTAGTCCCCATTGTGTGTGCGGGGCCGAGCGGCGAATTGCGAGCGGGGCGTCAAGAGGGCCAGGGCAACCGCTACGATGAAGAGCGCCGGCACTCACCTGCCATGTGCCCCATTTGCCCAGACTGGGTGACGGCCTGGGCGGCCATGATTTCTCCGTGTACGGCGCTAGACCACATAGTGAATCAGATTAGCCTCAGAGAATGCTTGAATCCATTTAATAATGCTTCTCAGTTAATGTAGTATTCGCCGCTCTCCGGCGGGTCCGATTCACCGACTTAAGGCTGAGCATGTCACGCATTGGCACCTCTGATTTGCTAACCCACTTCCATGAGCACTACACGGAATTGCTGGCGTTCCTGGCTCGGCGGCTGGGTAACGTCGAGCACGCTGCCGATGTGGCTCAAGATACCTACTTGCGTTTGGTCAACCTGCCTGCGGGCGAACCGATACAGGAGCCTCGCGCGTTCCTGTTCCGAATAGCTGGCAACCTGGCCATTGATCGTATGCGTCGTGAGGGGCGACTCAATGCCTTGCATACCGATGAATCCCAAGCCCTGGAGGTATGCGATCCACGCCCTTCACCAGAGACTGCTCTGCTCACAGATGAGGCCTTGGCGCAGCTCGATATCGCCATGGACAAGTTGCCAGCCAATGCACGTCTGGCGCTGCTGCTCAACCGTCTTGAGGGGCTGACACATGCGCAGATCGCCACAAGACTCGGCGTTTCCGAAAGTACTGTGGGGAAGTACATCGTTCAAGCTGTACGTCATTGCCGCGACTCCTTGAACCGGACGCAGTGGACATGAACCGCTTGCCTTGTACGGATACGAAACCCCAGACTCTGACACTTCCTCATACTGCTCAGCTTGCAGAACCGATGACTGATACTGTTAATCCTTCCGAGCTGGAAGACCAGGCCATTGAGATGCTGGTGCATCTGCACTCTGGTCGGGCTACTGCAACCGATCATCTGGCCTATGACAACTGGAGCCAGCGCTCTGCGCTGCATGCTCAGGCCGCGAGAAGGGCCGAGGCGTTGTGGGGCGCGTTCCCGCTCACACAGAAAGCGCAACAATTCGTTGCTCCGCCCCCCGTGAAGCGCCGCAAACCGGTACGCGCGTTATGGCCCGCGGGCATGGCCGCTTGTGTTGCATTGCTGGTGCTCAGTGCAGCACTGCTGCGCCCTTGGTCAGCGCTGTATGCCGATCATGTGACGGACCCTGGCGAGCGGCGAGAATTGCGCCTTCAAGATGGCAGCCTGCTGTGGATGAACGGTGACACCGTGCTATCGGTGAATTACAGCCATAACCGGCGCGGCATTACGCTGTATCAAGGGGAGGCGCTGTTCGAAGTGGCCAAGGACCCATCACGGCCTTTCATCGTTCACGCCGCTCAAGGTGATGTGCAGGCGGTCGGCACACGTTTCGATGTGGATCAGCGCGGCGATAAGGTGACCGTGCAGGTGAGCGAAGGAATAGTACAGCTCAGTTCGGGCGGGAAAATCATGCGGCTGCCCGCAGGACAATCCTCGGCCTATCGGCAAGGCATGGCACCGCAGCCGAGTGTGGAGGTCGATGTGCACGACGTAGCCACCTGGCAGCGCGGCAAACTGATCTTCAATGCGCGGCCGCTTGGCGACGTGCTTGCCGAGCTTGACCGGTACATCCCTGGCCATCTTTACCTGACGGATGAAACCCTGGCGGCACGGCGTATCAGCGGCATATTCGAAGTGGATGATCCACAAGCTGCCCTCAATGCGCTTGAGCAGACGCAGCCACTTCGTATCACTCGGTTACCGTTACTCACCCTGGTGCGGCCCAGGAACTGATTCAGGGCCAGCAGCCTTCCCCCCCTGAGAGCACTTTGAAAAAAAATGAAAATTTTTTGGCAAGGTGCTGAACGTTGTTTCGTCGTAGATACGAAGCGCGAATCATTCACATAAAAGTCGCGCAGCCAACTTCAGGGAAAAGGTTGCTTTCATGTTGCATGTCTTTGTACGTACCCACGCGCAGTCGTTGCGCCACGTCGTGGCACTCGCCGCCTTGCTCGGACTCCTGGCACCGGTCAATGCTCAGACCAGGGCTTTGGAAACCGCCAGTGCCACTCAGGTCTTCACTATCGCTGCCCAGCCACTGGACAGCGCACTCACCCGATTCGCCGATCAAGCCGGCCTGCGCATCATTTTCAATTCCGACGAGGTCAGTGGAATGACCAGCGCTGGGTTGAGCGGACCCTACAAGGTCAACGAGGCGCTCGAGCATCTGCTCAGGGGCAGTGGTTTTGGCTATGAGTTCGTGAATGACAAGACGTTGACCTTGCGCAAGGCGCCGACTGATTCGGCAGTTCTGGAGCTAGGCGCGACCGATGTGAATGAGCTGGGACTGGCTGCGACTACCGAAGGCACCGGCTCCTACACCACAGGCTTTACCAACACTGCAACACGGTTGGGGCTTTCGCCGCGTGAAACGCCTCAGTCCATCAGTGTCGTCACTCGACAACAGATGGACGACCAGAACATGCAGTCCTTGGAAGACGTTGCCAAGGCAGCGACGGGCATCAGCACGGTCAAAGGGTTCGGCACAGAGCGTCCGCTGTACTACTCGCGAGGGTTCCAGGTCGACGATCTGCAGTTCGACGGCCTGCCGAGCAGCGTCACGGAAAGTTTCTCGATGGACGTCATGTCAGTGAACAACATGGCCATGTATGACCGGGTGGAAATTGTCCGAGGCGCAAACGGCCTGATGCAAGGAGCAGGTAATCCGTCTGCGGCGATCAATATGGTTCGCAAGCGACCGACCCATGATTACCAGCTCAAGGCGGAAATAGGCGCAGGTTCTTGGGACAACTACCGCACCCAACTCGATGTTGGCGGCCCCCTGAACGCAGCAGGCACCCTGCGTGGCCGTACGGTCCTGATGTACAACAGTCGAAATAGCTATCAGGACTACGCTGACAAGGAAAATCAGCTGTTCTACGCC encodes:
- a CDS encoding AAA family ATPase, whose translation is MNRTKQITDYLKARYAILVIETFEEERALNEISEIAKALSHRLFVWNSTLGVQINGVVAGDKTFDLKVALDFCEEKAKDEGSKNIFVFCDAHNYLASSSNPVYRRRLRDLAINIRSRGYRSNCIIVAPSFEIANDLQKEITLIDFPLPSRDEVKGQINNFVNSWQGNSSVKIDLSSETKDKLIDAALGLTGLEIDNSLSRSLVSSLSVNENTVKDLLSEKRQIIRKTGILEYIDSTLNLEDVGGLATLKKWLNLRSQCFGQMAQEFGVGTPKGLLLTGVPGCGKSLTAKCVSSSWNMPLLRLDMGKIFQGVVGSSESNIRSALRTAEAISPCILWIDEIEKGLSGSSGGASDGGTASRVFGTLLTWMQEKTAPVFVFATANNINSLPPELLRKGRFDEIFFVDFPSTSERKKIIEIHLKKLKRDPGRFDLDRLAALGGEPNFGKDIVLSGAEIEAWVGDSLIEAFSRRMNGSGDASDLTMADFETTISRLVPMSKMRKDEFTKLRDWANQNAISASAMVAGQHDTETQIGGRQIDF
- a CDS encoding 4Fe-4S single cluster domain-containing protein codes for the protein MDINVHHMELSSVNGPGLRLTLWVQGCALNCKGCFNQSTHAREASTLMPIDELAQKINALDIAGVTLSGGEPLDQAPALELLINAVNGEKNWILYTGYTPKEIFQNDAMIRVVKAVDLTLAGRYRHNASHPYQHKQIIKTSDRVDIDFFRTRRVVEFVVSHAGVTKTGLPMSV
- a CDS encoding DUF2997 domain-containing protein, which translates into the protein MSHCTKFEFSYVNEEAIAKAFGKLGLSPTTGLVSLFSSDFSKKVLSKIGYMGNQQFRAICGQTADGFNLFVCQIEEGAYKLLVERETISVGDEAIMADLASGFQKAYVSVAIDETIKRIDASGVPARVKETSQGFEIEFGPHYEYGIHVTFTGDEITEEVHGVKGDICTKLTEELESLLSSPTADLVTEWKPEYTVVHEEQTLQILSANF
- a CDS encoding sigma-70 family RNA polymerase sigma factor, yielding MSRIGTSDLLTHFHEHYTELLAFLARRLGNVEHAADVAQDTYLRLVNLPAGEPIQEPRAFLFRIAGNLAIDRMRREGRLNALHTDESQALEVCDPRPSPETALLTDEALAQLDIAMDKLPANARLALLLNRLEGLTHAQIATRLGVSESTVGKYIVQAVRHCRDSLNRTQWT
- a CDS encoding FecR family protein; translation: MNRLPCTDTKPQTLTLPHTAQLAEPMTDTVNPSELEDQAIEMLVHLHSGRATATDHLAYDNWSQRSALHAQAARRAEALWGAFPLTQKAQQFVAPPPVKRRKPVRALWPAGMAACVALLVLSAALLRPWSALYADHVTDPGERRELRLQDGSLLWMNGDTVLSVNYSHNRRGITLYQGEALFEVAKDPSRPFIVHAAQGDVQAVGTRFDVDQRGDKVTVQVSEGIVQLSSGGKIMRLPAGQSSAYRQGMAPQPSVEVDVHDVATWQRGKLIFNARPLGDVLAELDRYIPGHLYLTDETLAARRISGIFEVDDPQAALNALEQTQPLRITRLPLLTLVRPRN